Proteins found in one Salinimonas lutimaris genomic segment:
- a CDS encoding Dyp-type peroxidase — protein sequence MTQPQKGICAESNLHAQYLLLNVIDDDSQAVRAKLARVLDIFDWYENEHYEAMVTGVIAVGAGYWSELYEGLIPTELTAFPRMQCEDRSAPDTGTDLFIQIRADRLDICHAIGSEVMELLHLHVELVEQIKAFRYLDGRDLNGFIYAQDNPRGMKRRQVAIIDARQDADFAGGSYIHVQRFRHDLRRWKSLSERQQEQVMGVTREYNQPSPEQSDSSHSVRACAPGSDDGHHDLLKQGMPYGDLLIQGLFFISCAASAQPFKAMLHSQIVGNAEGDYDRWLDFTSAETGGAYFAPALTFIRQQAAS from the coding sequence ATGACACAACCGCAAAAAGGAATATGTGCAGAATCGAATCTGCATGCGCAGTATCTGCTGCTTAATGTGATTGATGATGACAGTCAGGCTGTGCGCGCCAAGCTCGCCCGGGTGCTGGATATTTTTGACTGGTATGAGAATGAGCATTATGAGGCGATGGTCACCGGCGTCATTGCTGTTGGGGCCGGCTACTGGTCTGAACTTTACGAGGGTCTGATTCCCACCGAGTTGACCGCCTTCCCCCGCATGCAGTGTGAAGATCGCAGTGCACCGGATACCGGCACCGATTTATTTATCCAGATTCGGGCCGACCGGCTGGATATTTGTCATGCCATTGGCAGCGAAGTCATGGAGCTGCTGCATCTGCATGTGGAACTGGTAGAACAAATCAAGGCGTTCCGGTATCTGGATGGCCGGGACTTAAACGGCTTTATTTACGCTCAGGATAACCCGCGGGGGATGAAGCGTCGACAGGTGGCGATTATTGACGCCCGGCAGGACGCTGATTTTGCTGGGGGCAGTTATATACATGTTCAGCGTTTTCGCCATGATTTACGACGCTGGAAGTCGTTGTCTGAGCGTCAGCAGGAACAGGTCATGGGGGTGACCCGGGAATACAATCAGCCCAGCCCGGAGCAATCAGACTCTTCGCACAGTGTGCGGGCCTGTGCCCCGGGCAGTGACGATGGCCATCATGATTTACTGAAGCAGGGAATGCCTTATGGTGACTTGCTGATTCAAGGCCTGTTTTTTATCAGCTGTGCGGCCAGTGCTCAGCCTTTTAAAGCCATGCTGCACAGCCAGATTGTGGGAAATGCCGAAGGGGATTACGACCGCTGGCTGGATTTTACCAGCGCGGAAACCGGCGGCGCTTACTTTGCCCCGGCCCTGACGTTTATTCGTCAGCAGGCTGCCAGTTAA
- the ggt gene encoding gamma-glutamyltransferase has protein sequence MKRWMCCLALLWAIGAQAYDRITGAPFASRSEVIATQGMAATSQPLATQVALDILKQGGSAVDAAIAANAMLGLVEPTGSGIGGDLFAIVWDAKTKRLYGLNASGRSPQSLKKSVFAEQGLTRIPSFGPLPVSVPGAVDGWFELHKKFGVLPVQDILTPAIRYAKQGFPVSELIAYYWQKNAQRIGQYDGFADTFMPGGKVPQKGDIFKNPHLANTYEKIATGGAEAFYKGDIARRIAAYMKEQGGYLTYADLAQHTSQWVEPVSTNYRGYDVWELPPNGQGIAALQILNILENYDIEGMGFDSARYIHTFVEAKKLAFEDRAKYYADPDFNQIPVDWLISKKYARQRMSLIVPDAPASRLDAGRYEGDTVYLTVADSAGNMVSLIQSNYRGMGSGMTPPELGFVLQNRGELFTMQAGHFNEYAPGKRPFHTIIPAFVTLNGKPWLSFGVMGGATQPQMHAQILVNLIDFGMNLQEAGDAPRILHSGSSSPTGERMSGVGQVHLENGFSAQTRRELLEMGHTLAPKLGVYGGYQAIMHDAERGVYMGASESRKDGQAAGY, from the coding sequence ATGAAAAGATGGATGTGCTGTCTGGCACTACTATGGGCTATCGGCGCTCAGGCTTATGATCGGATCACCGGGGCACCCTTTGCAAGTCGCTCAGAGGTAATAGCCACCCAGGGAATGGCTGCCACCAGTCAGCCCCTGGCCACTCAGGTGGCACTGGATATATTGAAGCAGGGCGGCAGTGCGGTCGATGCGGCCATTGCTGCCAATGCGATGCTGGGACTGGTCGAGCCTACCGGCAGCGGTATTGGCGGAGACCTGTTTGCCATTGTGTGGGATGCCAAAACCAAACGGCTGTATGGACTTAATGCATCAGGCCGCTCGCCGCAGTCGCTGAAAAAGTCGGTGTTTGCTGAGCAGGGGCTGACCCGTATACCCTCTTTTGGTCCGCTACCCGTCTCTGTGCCAGGCGCCGTAGATGGCTGGTTTGAACTACACAAAAAATTTGGTGTGCTGCCAGTACAGGATATTCTTACACCCGCTATCCGCTATGCCAAACAAGGCTTTCCGGTCAGTGAACTCATTGCCTATTACTGGCAGAAAAACGCCCAGCGCATTGGCCAGTATGATGGCTTTGCCGACACCTTTATGCCTGGTGGCAAGGTGCCTCAGAAAGGCGATATTTTCAAAAATCCGCATCTGGCCAATACCTATGAAAAGATAGCAACCGGCGGGGCTGAGGCGTTTTATAAAGGCGATATCGCCCGTCGTATTGCTGCCTACATGAAAGAGCAGGGCGGCTATTTAACCTATGCAGATTTAGCGCAGCACACCTCACAGTGGGTTGAGCCGGTGTCCACCAACTATCGCGGATATGATGTCTGGGAACTGCCGCCCAATGGTCAGGGCATTGCCGCGCTGCAAATTCTTAATATCCTGGAAAACTATGACATAGAAGGTATGGGATTCGACTCTGCCCGTTACATCCATACTTTTGTGGAAGCTAAAAAGCTGGCCTTTGAGGATCGCGCCAAGTACTACGCTGACCCGGATTTTAATCAGATCCCGGTAGACTGGCTGATTTCAAAAAAATACGCCCGTCAGCGCATGTCGCTCATTGTGCCTGACGCGCCGGCCAGCCGGCTTGATGCCGGTCGGTATGAAGGTGACACCGTCTACCTGACCGTCGCTGACAGCGCTGGTAACATGGTTTCGCTGATTCAAAGTAATTATCGCGGGATGGGCTCAGGCATGACGCCGCCTGAACTGGGCTTTGTGCTGCAAAACCGGGGCGAGCTGTTTACCATGCAGGCTGGCCATTTTAACGAGTACGCTCCCGGAAAACGCCCGTTTCATACGATTATTCCGGCGTTTGTTACCCTCAATGGCAAGCCCTGGCTGAGCTTTGGCGTGATGGGCGGGGCCACTCAGCCACAAATGCATGCACAGATTCTGGTCAATCTGATTGATTTTGGTATGAACCTGCAGGAGGCCGGTGATGCCCCGCGCATCCTGCACAGCGGTTCATCAAGTCCGACCGGTGAGCGGATGAGCGGCGTAGGTCAGGTGCATCTGGAAAACGGATTTTCGGCGCAAACCCGCCGTGAGCTTCTTGAGATGGGTCATACCCTGGCTCCGAAACTGGGAGTGTATGGGGGCTACCAGGCAATCATGCATGATGCTGAGCGTGGGGTATATATGGGAGCATCTGAAAGCCGAAAAGATGGACAAGCCGCAGGGTATTAG
- a CDS encoding glycosyltransferase family 2 protein: protein MDPQFSIVTIVKERSRQLASLVQSLEKTRLRPQELIVVWMTSPCDESLISSEAFSVQHRFLANESVPVPRARNKGMAACSTEQIIYLDVDCLCPPDLFESVLTELHDGQVVSTQVRFLPSPAQTQDYATARQHAVSAPDAVELLHNQPVAWSYFHTLLFAITKADFIRTGGFDESYHGVGVGDIDFAARCDELGFALVMLKNDVLHQFYPGVEPPVQQLFDIVNNATRYKQKWGEYPLQGWLQQFAQSGLINDDYETEGLRVKRLPTDEEIQAQMAPE from the coding sequence ATGGATCCACAATTTAGTATTGTTACCATTGTAAAAGAACGCAGCAGGCAGCTGGCCAGTCTGGTACAAAGTCTGGAAAAAACCCGTCTTCGGCCACAGGAACTGATTGTTGTCTGGATGACATCCCCCTGCGATGAATCATTGATCAGCAGTGAGGCTTTTTCCGTCCAGCATCGTTTTTTAGCTAATGAATCTGTGCCTGTCCCCCGGGCCAGAAATAAAGGCATGGCCGCCTGCTCCACCGAACAAATCATTTATCTTGATGTCGACTGTTTGTGCCCGCCGGATTTATTTGAATCCGTGCTGACGGAGTTACACGATGGTCAGGTTGTGAGTACACAGGTACGCTTTTTACCCTCCCCGGCACAGACGCAGGATTATGCCACTGCCAGGCAGCATGCTGTGAGCGCACCGGACGCGGTTGAACTGTTACACAATCAACCCGTCGCCTGGTCTTATTTTCATACCTTGCTATTTGCCATCACCAAAGCGGATTTTATCCGCACCGGTGGGTTTGATGAGTCATATCATGGTGTGGGGGTAGGTGATATTGATTTTGCTGCCCGCTGTGATGAGCTTGGTTTTGCCCTGGTTATGCTCAAAAACGATGTGCTTCACCAGTTTTATCCCGGTGTTGAGCCGCCTGTGCAGCAGCTTTTTGATATTGTGAATAATGCAACCCGCTACAAACAGAAGTGGGGAGAGTATCCGCTTCAGGGCTGGTTACAACAGTTTGCCCAAAGCGGCCTGATTAATGACGATTATGAAACCGAAGGATTGCGGGTAAAACGCCTGCCGACTGACGAAGAAATACAGGCGCAAATGGCACCTGAGTAA